The Pithys albifrons albifrons isolate INPA30051 chromosome 6, PitAlb_v1, whole genome shotgun sequence region ATTTGTGCTGCCCCTGTGGCGAGGGGGTGATGTCCAGGCTGGGGACAAacctgtccctgtccatgtGCAGCCTAGGGCACCATCTTCCTCTTGTAGATCCACATATGACTTTGCTGTTTTCTATTAGTTGAGGCATCCAGGTGCAGAATTGCACTCAGCAGTGGTGGCTGCCCAGTGCTCTGATCCACCAGGACCTCTCTATAAGCACTCCATGCCCCCAGGGAACCCCTTCCTCATAATTCAGTGTCATTGGCAGGTGTATATGGGGGGCACTCACCTTCCTGTCCAGGTCACTGACAGAGACACTGGGGAGGACTGTCCCTAAACTTGAGTTCTGGGGAACAGTGCTAGTGACTGGCCACTGGCTGGTCTTGCCCCATTTACTGCAGCCCTTTGAGCCTGaccctgcagccagctctggACATGTGCTGGGCATTTGTCCAGTGGATACTGATAgagacaacaacaaaaactctcctaaaataaaaaaaaccaacctctGCTGGTGGGTAGCCTCACTGTAAACCTTGTCATTCTAGCGATTGTTTTAGTAGTTTCTTCTTTTAACAGTATTTCCAAACTTGTAAACTTGCTGATTTGGGTTTCATCTGGTATAAGTCTTGTGTAGTTCTTCAGATGGACTTGGCCGAATCCAGGCACGTGACTTTAATCACAGCCACGAATCTAAATTAGCAGCATGAAGTTCTCAAATCTCAATGAGTGTGGtactcccagcccaggctgtctgGGGGCCCTGGTGGCCCTGCTGCAGATGCCCTGGACTGCTGAGCCCGTCCCAATCTGGTACATGCCAGATGTAGATTAAAGGGCAGGTGGCAGCCCCTGGCTGTGACTGCAGCTGCCAGGTCAGGAGGTGGCGAGCAGGTGACACCAACAGGGTTTGGGGGCTGCACCAGGCACCCTCCTCTGCTCCTCATCACCATTCTCCTCCAGGTCCTTGTCACCTGCAGGGCCACCCCAACCTGCAGTGCTGGCATGAAACTGAGTCCACAGAGCATACCTGATGCTGCTGAGACACTTTGCTTTCTGCCACAGCTAATGGCAGCAGAACAGTGATGGGTATACTGGTTatgggagcagctcccagcactgcccacagcagcagacTCTGATGAGGACATGGTAAtgtaatcttttatttttccaacagGGACTCAAGAGTTGAAGCCAGTAGTCCTGAATACCTGCAGTCCTCAGTAgtatcaggaaaaaatacattgatAGTGCTGAAAAGCAGGGCTTAGGCTGGTATTCTCACTCAGGCTTTTCGTTGCCTCCTTGGCTTGCGTGGCACCACGGATGTGTTATGGATGGACTGGACAAGAAGAGCAGTAATTGTTGTTCTGACGTTAAATGGCTTTAAATATCGATGACGACTCAAGattcctgctcctggctggctGTGAAAGTGTATTTTAGCTGAGCTTCATTAATGCATCTCTGGGATGATAATGGGGCTGAGTAATCCCATCCGAACATGTGTAATTGTGCCAGTCCTGACGGGAGCCAAGTGCTTCATTCCCAGTGTGGAGcccctctgagctctgctgctcacGATGGCACAAGTTCCCTCTCAGACATGCGTCTCTTTCTCCACGGGACCTCCATggtgctcccacctgctccGTGGAGGAGCATCCCCGGCCCTGCCGCCTGCCCGTGCCACGGAGCCTTTGGCGCAGTCACTGCTGGATGATGTCAGTGAGCTGGCGTGGGCACTGTGCTGGGGCTCTGTTCCCACATGCCGTGAGGAGCCGGGGCTGGCGCTGGAAGTGATGAGGATAATTGAGCCACCGGCATTCCGGGGGGAGCAGCGGCGGGCGGAGAGCTGCGAGCCGCTAAAATTAGCCCACGAGCCAATTTTATTTAGATCCCTGTTGTGGGGgcttttcttgggttttgttttatttttttttagttgcatTTTTGGGGTTTGAATGACTTAAAATTAGCTCCTTCTGAGTTTATTCTGAAAATAGCATTAAGAGCTTAAACATTCAGTGGGGATAGCTGTAAACCCATAGAGCTGCAGCAATTTCAAGGCTACTGGGACTTTCAGCTTAGCAAGTGAAGCACACATGAACCACCCCTCATTTTCTACACCTGGATACTTGTCAAGCATCCCCAGCCCAGGAGGTCAGGGGATCTGTTGGGATACGGAGGTGCactgtggggtgggatgggctcTAACAGGAGAGGCCTGAGAGGCCACATGTGCAGAGACACCAGTGGCTTCCCAGCCATTCTGTCCCGTGTATGTAAGTGTCTGGGTGTGTACCTGTGTGTTTGCAAACATACCTGCCTCTCAGTTTTCTTCCTGGCAGGCAGTACAGGGACTCCTGTGTCAGGTAACACAGTGAGAGTGGCACACTGCTACCTGAACCTTCATGGTTTGACCACGGGCTGTCTTGCCTTTTTTATCATGTCCTGTGGCTATCTCACAGAGTCTAACCACTGTTTGCTCTCCCTTGCAGGCTCTTGAACCTGATCTACAAtggaaaaactgcttttgtttctcCTGTTCATTGGCATAGCAGTGCGAGCTCAGATCTGCCCCAAGCGCTGCGTCTGTCAGATCCTGTCTCCAAACCTCGCCACACTCTGTGCCAAGAAAGGGCTCCTGTTTGTTCCTCCCAACATTGACAGGAGGACCGTGGAGCTGCGTCTGGCAGACAACTTTGTTACAAACATTAAAAGGAAAGACTTTGCCAACATGACCAGCCTGGTGGACCTGACACTGTCCCGGAATACAATCAGTTTTATCACACCTCACGCGTTTGCCGACCTGCGCAATTTGCGTGCTCTGCATCTGAACAGCAACCGATTGACTAAGATCACTAATGACATGTTCAGTGGGCTCTCCAATCTCCACCACTTGATACTGAACAACAACCAGCTGACTTTAATTTCTTCCACAGCTTTTGATGATGTTTTAGCTCTTGAGGAATTGGATTTGTCTTACAACAATCTGGAAACCATCCCCTGGGATGCCGTGGAGAAGATGGTCAGTTTGCACACTCTCAGTCTAGACCACAACATGATTGACCATATTCCTAAGGGGACGTTCTCCCACCTCCACAAGATGACCAGGCTGGACGTCACGTCTAACAAACTGCAGAAGCTTCCTCCTGACCCGCTGTTCCAGCGTGCTCAGGTGTTGGCAACCTCAGGAATTATCAGCCCCTCGACGTTTGCGCTGAGCTTCGGCGGGAACCCCTTGCATTGCAACTGTGAGCTTTTGTGGCTGAGGCGCCTTTCCAGGGAGGATGACCTGGAGACCTGCGCGTCTCCCACGCTGCTGTCCGGCCGGTACTTCTGGTCAATCCCTGAGGAGGAGTTTCTCTGCGAGCCCCCGCTCATCACGCGGCACACCCACGAGCTGCGGGTGCTGGAGGGGCAGCGGGCAGCCCTGCGCTGCAAGGCCCGGGGCGACCCCGAGCCAGCCATCCATTGGATTTCACCCGAGGGCAAACTGATTTCCAACGCCACCAGGTCTGTGGTGTACGACAACGGCACACTCGACATCCTCATCACGACGGTGAAGGACACAGGCTCCTTTACCTGCATTGCTTCCAACCCAGCAGGGGAGGCCACGCAGACAGTGGACCTGCACATCATCAAACTCCCCCACTTGCTGAACAGCACTAACCACATCCATGAGCCCGACCCGGGCTCTTCAGATATCTCCACGTCCACCAAGTCGGGCTCCAACACGAGCAGTAGCAATGGGGATACTAAAGTCAGCCAAGATAAGAAGGTGGTTGTTGCAGAAGCGACTTCCTCCACTGCTCTGCTGAAATTCAATTTTCAGAGGAATATACCTGGGATACGTATGTTCCAAATCCAGTACAATGGTACTTACGATGACTCCCTTGTTTACAGGTAAGGCAGCCCCAGTCTGCCTGTGCAGTCCATGCTGGGTGCTTGGTGCTGATGGGTGGCCCCTGGGCTGAGCAGCCCCTCCACTGGAGTTCCTGTGCCATGCTGTGTTGGCCAAGCAGAACCTGGTCCCTGGCAGCTCATGGTTGGAGCCTTAGGATGGACTCATGCCATTTTCTACTCAAGGATGGGGAAATTATCTtgaatggttttatttttagataatCTAAACAGACCTGTAATCCTCTGAACCCATCTGGGAAGGGTTGTCAAGGTAGATGGATTAAATGGATCTTAACGTGCTCGGCTCTCTAGAAGCACAGGGAGGACAGTGTCTGTGACTGCTCTTCGTGGTGCTTTgtggcagtgtctgtgctgagGCAGTGCAGGGGGGCTCTTGGGgactctgtgctgctggatgtGGCTGTTGCACCCTTCAACACTGTCTTTGTTTGGGCATTTCATCTGTGAGTTTCTTTGTCCCATTAATAGGACAGGGGGTGCtgtctttaaactgaaagagggtagataCAGATCAGAtattgtgaagaaattcttccctgggagggtgggcaggccctggcacatggtgcccagagaagctgtgactgccctaTCCccggaagtgttcaaggccagactggatggagcttggagcagtctgggctagtggaaggtgcccttgcccatggcaggggatgggaccGGATGATCTTTAAATaatccttccaacccaaaccaccctgaGGTCCTGTGATCCTGGTGTTGATATGACTGGGGGCTAATGGAGGCTCTGCCACACCGAGCTGTGCCGTGGGACTTGGTGGTGGTTGCTGCCACATCAAACCCTGGGCAGCAGATGCTGGGGAACAGTGATCAGACTTGTGAGGGTTGTGGCAGAGGCAGGACAGCCAAGCCATGGTGCTCAGCAtgtccagagctgctgggaggtgGCTGAGTATCTGCCAGAGTCATTCATGCTGGTTTCCTTGTCCCCTAGAATGATACCTCCCACAAGCAAAACCTTCCTGGTCAACAACCTGGCCGCGGGGACAGCGTATGACCTGTGCGTTCTGGCCATCTACGACGACGGCATCACCTCGTTGACGGCCACCAGGGTCATGGGCTGCACACAGTTCACCACTGAGCAGGATTATGTGCGCTGCCACTTCATGCAGTCCCAGTTCCTGGGTGGGACCATGATTATCATCATTGGTGGGATCATCGTGGCTTCAGTGCTCGTGttcatcatcatcctcatgATCCGCTACAAGGTGTGCAACAACAACGGGCAGCAGAAGGCCACCAAGGTCAGCAACATGTACTCGCAGACGAACGGGGCGCAGATCCAGGGCTGCAGTGGGGTGCTGTCGCAGTCCCTGTCCAAGCAGGCTGTGGGGCACGAGGAGGGCATCCAGTGCTGCAAGGCCACCAGCGACGGCGCGATGCAGTCGCCGGACACCGGCTCCAGCCAGGACTCGGCCACCACTACCTCTGCTTTGCCTCCTGCCTGGACTTCCAGTACTTCCCTGTCGCAGAAGCAGAAGCGAAAGTCGGGGCCAAAGCCCGTGCCCGAGCCGCAGGGCGAGGCCGGCGGCAGCGCCGAGCCCCAAAACTCAAACAGGAATAACTCCACGGCCCTGCAGCTGCCGAGCCGCGCGCCCGCCGCCCCCACGTACAAAAGAGCACAAGCCAAGCCAAGTAAGTTCCTCACGCTGCCGGCAGACACATCCCGGGCCAAGCGCCGGCGCTCGCTGGGcggggagctgctggagccccGCGGCGCCGGCGCCGCCGGACTGCGCTCCAAGCGCAGCTTGTCCATGAATGGGATGCTGGTCCAGGCGGACAGCGCCGGGGCCGATAGTGGAAAAGCAACTTTCTCCAGTTCTGAGTGGATATTGGAAAGCACTGTGTgacctgcttttttttctttttcttttctttttttaattttgttttaatggaaaacaaaacaccaaacgTTGTGTGAAACTCCCTCTCCCGGGGAATTGGATTTGGAAGTCCACTGCTGTCTTGCTGATTAATGGCTTGTTCATTTGGGGTTCTGTATAAgccacccagcacacacaggagtttatttagtttttatttggttttatttaatatCAAAATCGAAGGCAACattcagagattaaaaaaaaaaagaaaaaagttaaaaaaagattaAGGGGTGAAAAAAAGCACGAAACAGCACCAGTGCCTTCCCTGCTCTAGGACTGGCTTCCTGGTTCTGCAgtagcagaaaacaaaagagagagtTTTCACAGAAAAAGCCTTTTATAAAGGAAATGCAATTTCCTCCAAGCTAACAAATAACCACTTCTGGATCAATCAgtaaaatgatattttttaaaCCGGTCAGACTGTACATTTCTTTTCCGTGACAATGGTGTTGCCTTTGTTTTTAGGCAGATGCTGTACAGGAGCAACAACTCTGTGTTGTTATGTTGTGTACAATAAAATATTCACTCGGTACCCAGCCAGCCTTGCGGTGACTCCCCGCAGCGCTCTGCAGGTCCCACcatggggctgggagagggacgAGCAGGGCGCCGGGGTGAGGGGTCCACGAGGAGCAGTGGGGTCCCAGCAGGTCTCCCCAAAAGTCAGCCCCGAGCACCCACATCCCATGGCACAGGCATCACACCTGTCCTGGGACTCCTGGGGCGcggcagagccaggcaggggcagcacacGGGGCTGGTGGTGCAGACAGGGCTGCAGCAAGAAGGCACGTGGCTGTTCAGGGCCTCAGTGGTGATTGATTGGGAAGATGATGGTCATCTTCTGCTGGCCTAAGACTTTTGGGTGTATTTCTGGTGAACTTCCTGGTTTGTTGCAGTTCTCTTCAGTTCCTGAGCGCAGTGAGATTATGGTCTCAGCTTTAACCTGCTGTTGGTTGTGGAGTCTGTGAGATGGAGTGATTTtgggctgctctgtggggacagaACAGAGTGGGGCAGTGGGGGACAGCAGGTGCATACCCACACTGGGCAGGGGGCAACCCGGcattgctgctctgctgctgcaaaggCAAGCCTGCAGTTAATATTAATTAAACTCATATGGTCATCACGTCCAAATTGCGACAGCTTAACTCTGACCATTAGTGCATTATGCATTCTCAGATGCCAAATAATAGGTTTGAGATGGGCTTTGCAGCCATTAAAGTGAAAGAATAGTTGAATTTTACACCCTCTGTCCTTGTTCTTGGGGGCAGCATAACCCAGAGCAGGTGCCTGAGGACAGCCTGGCGCtaagcagggcagcagctggccCCAGGCAGATGTGAGGGGAATGTCCCCTGGTATCCTTGTCTCTGTCTCTGGGACTCTGCAGTGTGCGGCCATCGTGGGTTGCTCTTGGCCATCGTGGGTTGCTCTGGGTGATTTTATTGCCCATCATGGAAGAACAAAGTCTGGATGAAGGTGGTGTAGAGGACATAAAAAGAAGgagcttgtttcttttttagaaaccctttctgcttcctttgggaaatGCAGAGACCAAATAGGAAACGAAGCCTCAGAATGAGAAAACCCACTTCCTGCTGggaaagttagaaaaaaatataataaatctCTCCTTGGATTGCTCTGGCAGCCCACGTGTTCCTCGAGGGCTGCATGCATAGAAGGGAGCTGGGAAATAAGGTACTGCCAAGGACGGGGATGATGTGTCCAGGATTTGGCAAAATGATGGTTAAGGCTTTGCCCAGCATGGAACAAACACGGGGATCCAAGCCCTGgtgaggagcacagggagagtGTCACAGGTTTGCTGCTGAGGAGCTGAGGTtaactgtgctttttaaaagcatcagATGAAAATGCTTTATATGTTGTCTAATGTTGGACCTAAATGTGTCTGATATTTTGTGAAAGTGCTAAAATATTAATGGCTTCTTGTGTTTTAGggaagtttatttttatatttttaattttttactcaAAGGAATCATTTTTTTTAGCACTACAGTTGATGTTCTGTCCACGGTGCCTCTGCATCAGCAATGCAGAGGGACCATATGGACCTGTGTTCAGTTTGATCCTCTGCTGATAGTGCAGAAATGCAGACCTGGGCAGCCATGGGTTCCTCTGGTGCCAATTCCTGTCCCTGGCTGAGAGGCGCATCCCTTGGGAATGCCTTGGGATGAAATTGGCT contains the following coding sequences:
- the LRFN5 gene encoding leucine-rich repeat and fibronectin type-III domain-containing protein 5 isoform X1, translating into MEKLLLFLLFIGIAVRAQICPKRCVCQILSPNLATLCAKKGLLFVPPNIDRRTVELRLADNFVTNIKRKDFANMTSLVDLTLSRNTISFITPHAFADLRNLRALHLNSNRLTKITNDMFSGLSNLHHLILNNNQLTLISSTAFDDVLALEELDLSYNNLETIPWDAVEKMVSLHTLSLDHNMIDHIPKGTFSHLHKMTRLDVTSNKLQKLPPDPLFQRAQVLATSGIISPSTFALSFGGNPLHCNCELLWLRRLSREDDLETCASPTLLSGRYFWSIPEEEFLCEPPLITRHTHELRVLEGQRAALRCKARGDPEPAIHWISPEGKLISNATRSVVYDNGTLDILITTVKDTGSFTCIASNPAGEATQTVDLHIIKLPHLLNSTNHIHEPDPGSSDISTSTKSGSNTSSSNGDTKVSQDKKVVVAEATSSTALLKFNFQRNIPGIRMFQIQYNGTYDDSLVYRMIPPTSKTFLVNNLAAGTAYDLCVLAIYDDGITSLTATRVMGCTQFTTEQDYVRCHFMQSQFLGGTMIIIIGGIIVASVLVFIIILMIRYKVCNNNGQQKATKVSNMYSQTNGAQIQGCSGVLSQSLSKQAVGHEEGIQCCKATSDGAMQSPDTGSSQDSATTTSALPPAWTSSTSLSQKQKRKSGPKPVPEPQGEAGGSAEPQNSNRNNSTALQLPSRAPAAPTYKRAQAKPSKFLTLPADTSRAKRRRSLGGELLEPRGAGAAGLRSKRSLSMNGMLVQADSAGADSGKATFSSSEWILESTV
- the LRFN5 gene encoding leucine-rich repeat and fibronectin type-III domain-containing protein 5 isoform X2 produces the protein MEKLLLFLLFIGIAVRAQICPKRCVCQILSPNLATLCAKKGLLFVPPNIDRRTVELRLADNFVTNIKRKDFANMTSLVDLTLSRNTISFITPHAFADLRNLRALHLNSNRLTKITNDMFSGLSNLHHLILNNNQLTLISSTAFDDVLALEELDLSYNNLETIPWDAVEKMVSLHTLSLDHNMIDHIPKGTFSHLHKMTRLDVTSNKLQKLPPDPLFQRAQVLATSGIISPSTFALSFGGNPLHCNCELLWLRRLSREDDLETCASPTLLSGRYFWSIPEEEFLCEPPLITRHTHELRVLEGQRAALRCKARGDPEPAIHWISPEGKLISNATRSVVYDNGTLDILITTVKDTGSFTCIASNPAGEATQTVDLHIIKLPHLLNSTNHIHEPDPGSSDISTSTKSGSNTSSSNGDTKVSQDKKVVVAEATSSTALLKFNFQRNIPGIRMFQIQYNGTYDDSLVYRMIPPTSKTFLVNNLAAGTAYDLCVLAIYDDGITSLTATRVMGCTQFTTEQDYVRCHFMQSQFLGGTMIIIIGGIIVASVLVFIIILMIRYKVCNNNGQQKATKVSNMYSQTNGAQIQGCSGVLSQSLSKQAVGHEEGIQCCKATSDGAMQSPDTGSSQDSATTTSALPPAWTSSTSLSQKQKRKSGPKPVPEPQGEAGGSAEPQNSNRNNSTALQLPSRAPAAPTYKRAQAKPKAVASPQDTSPSPLPENAAADVPTRQKTIRFQLSKD